From the Oleiharenicola lentus genome, one window contains:
- a CDS encoding cytochrome c biogenesis protein ResB: protein MHPLLRQFRDFFVSLQLTVVLLILSLLLVFVATLDQVNLGIWAVQEKYFRSFFVLWRPPGTDIPIPVFPGGYFIGGLLLINLVAAHIYRFAFTWRKLGIQLAHGGLILLLVGELITGIMQQDSSMRLEEGQTKSYAESFREHELAIIDRSNPEYDEVVAIPEAVLADQKSLQHPKLPFQVTVKAYFANATLQMGDPAARPGLPVATQGIGTRVQVIPLPLTYKPDENNLPAAFVEITGPSGSLGTWAVSPAVGMPQTFNFEGRTWEVVMRLKRHYMPFSITLHQVTHEKYPGTEIPKNFASRVQLKDPTAGEDREVVIFMNNPLRHGGQTFYQYQMNAAGKMSAFQVVNNPGWLFPYIACILMGIGLTWQFCLSLLNFIRKRKAAAPAANA, encoded by the coding sequence ATGCACCCCCTCCTCCGCCAATTCCGCGACTTCTTCGTCTCGCTCCAGCTCACGGTGGTGCTGCTCATCCTGTCCCTGCTGCTCGTCTTCGTGGCGACGCTGGACCAGGTGAACCTCGGCATCTGGGCCGTGCAGGAAAAATACTTCCGCAGCTTCTTCGTGCTCTGGCGGCCGCCGGGCACCGACATACCGATACCTGTTTTTCCCGGCGGCTACTTCATTGGCGGCCTGCTCCTCATCAACCTCGTCGCCGCGCATATTTACCGCTTCGCCTTCACCTGGCGGAAGCTCGGCATCCAGCTCGCCCACGGCGGCCTCATCCTCCTGCTCGTCGGCGAACTGATCACCGGCATCATGCAACAGGACAGCTCCATGCGCCTGGAGGAAGGTCAGACCAAGTCCTACGCCGAGAGCTTCCGCGAGCACGAGCTGGCGATCATTGACCGCAGCAATCCGGAATACGACGAGGTCGTCGCCATCCCGGAGGCCGTGCTGGCCGACCAGAAGTCGCTCCAGCACCCGAAGCTGCCCTTCCAGGTTACGGTGAAAGCCTACTTCGCCAACGCCACGCTCCAGATGGGCGATCCCGCCGCCCGCCCCGGTCTGCCCGTGGCCACCCAAGGCATCGGCACCCGCGTGCAGGTCATCCCCCTGCCCCTCACCTACAAGCCCGATGAGAACAACCTGCCCGCCGCCTTTGTCGAGATCACCGGCCCTTCCGGCTCGCTCGGCACCTGGGCCGTGTCACCCGCTGTCGGCATGCCGCAGACCTTCAACTTCGAGGGTCGCACCTGGGAGGTCGTCATGCGACTCAAGCGCCACTATATGCCGTTCTCCATCACGCTGCACCAGGTGACCCATGAGAAATACCCGGGCACGGAGATCCCCAAGAACTTCGCCAGCCGCGTGCAGCTCAAGGACCCGACCGCCGGTGAGGACCGCGAGGTCGTCATCTTCATGAACAACCCGCTACGCCACGGCGGCCAGACCTTCTACCAATACCAGATGAACGCCGCCGGCAAGATGTCCGCCTTCCAGGTCGTCAACAACCCCGGCTGGCTCTTCCCCTACATCGCCTGCATCCTGATGGGCATCGGCCTCACCTGGCAGTTCTGCCTTAGCCTCCTCAACTTCATCCGCAAGCGGAAGGCCGCTGCTCCCGCGGCAAACGCCTGA
- the pxpB gene encoding 5-oxoprolinase subunit PxpB: protein MQITPLGDSALTLTLGDSINESTHRQVQAAWRSLSAEPLPGVSEVTPAYTTVTVFFDTARVVAAGAPEDEVVEWLTARVRERLKNPPKSAKAGKPRTVEIPVCYGGEYGPDLGRVAAQARLFPEEVVKRHSAAKYLVHLIGFAPGFPYLGGLPKELITPRHAKPRMAVPPGTVAIGGEQTGIYPQVTPGGWNLIGCTSLKLFRPDLNPPVLLQAGDEVRFKAITPEEFKRLEEEAR, encoded by the coding sequence ATGCAAATCACACCGCTTGGAGACAGCGCACTCACGCTGACGTTGGGAGACTCGATCAACGAGTCCACCCATCGCCAGGTGCAGGCGGCATGGCGGTCTCTTAGTGCCGAGCCCCTGCCCGGCGTGAGCGAGGTGACGCCCGCCTACACGACGGTCACGGTGTTTTTCGACACTGCCCGCGTGGTCGCGGCCGGTGCGCCGGAGGACGAGGTCGTCGAGTGGCTGACGGCCCGGGTCCGCGAGCGGCTGAAGAATCCGCCGAAGAGCGCGAAGGCGGGCAAGCCGCGCACCGTCGAGATTCCGGTGTGCTACGGTGGCGAATACGGGCCCGACCTCGGGCGCGTGGCGGCGCAGGCGCGGCTGTTCCCGGAGGAGGTCGTGAAGCGGCACAGTGCGGCGAAGTATCTCGTGCATCTCATCGGTTTCGCGCCGGGGTTTCCGTATCTCGGCGGCTTGCCGAAGGAACTCATCACGCCGCGCCACGCGAAGCCGCGCATGGCCGTGCCTCCCGGCACGGTGGCGATCGGTGGCGAACAGACCGGCATTTACCCGCAGGTCACGCCGGGCGGCTGGAATCTCATCGGTTGCACGTCCTTGAAACTGTTCCGGCCCGACCTGAATCCGCCGGTGCTGCTGCAGGCGGGCGACGAGGTGCGCTTCAAGGCGATCACGCCGGAGGAATTCAAGCGGCTGGAGGAGGAGGCGCGATGA
- a CDS encoding biotin-dependent carboxyltransferase family protein, whose amino-acid sequence MIRVLKPGLLTTVQDLGRPGYQQYGVVVGGALDAFAARVANLIVGNDDNAALLEMAQTGPDLQFERAALVAWNGGDFEATIGGRPLLRDRAVRVEPGETLSFGVARRGLRAWLAVAGGLDVPLVMGSRSTYRRAGLGGHNNGRPLAAGDRLQAFAPGEWATTVLASLGQREARATVWTVRPETLGPQAPAGTVRAVIGPEWDWFNNDAQKALFASEWEATREADRMGVRLHGPELALHKPREMISSAVNTGIVQVPPSGQPIVLLPSRQSVGGYPRIAAVASVDVGRFTQLRPGEKVRFERMPLAVAFKLQLQRERDLGRVRMGLARLTG is encoded by the coding sequence ATGATCCGTGTGCTCAAACCCGGTCTGCTCACGACGGTCCAGGATCTCGGCCGGCCCGGCTACCAGCAATACGGCGTGGTCGTGGGCGGGGCGCTCGACGCCTTTGCCGCGCGCGTGGCGAACCTGATCGTCGGCAACGACGACAACGCTGCGCTCCTCGAAATGGCGCAGACCGGACCCGATTTGCAGTTCGAGCGGGCGGCGCTCGTCGCGTGGAACGGAGGAGACTTCGAGGCCACGATCGGGGGGCGTCCGCTGTTGCGCGACCGCGCGGTGCGGGTCGAGCCGGGAGAGACGTTGAGCTTCGGCGTGGCACGGCGCGGTCTGCGGGCGTGGCTGGCGGTGGCCGGCGGACTTGATGTGCCGCTGGTGATGGGCAGCCGCTCGACCTACCGCCGCGCCGGACTGGGCGGTCACAACAACGGCCGTCCGCTGGCGGCCGGCGACCGGCTGCAGGCGTTCGCGCCCGGCGAGTGGGCGACAACGGTGCTGGCCTCGCTCGGGCAGCGAGAGGCGCGGGCGACCGTGTGGACGGTGCGCCCGGAGACCCTCGGTCCGCAGGCTCCGGCCGGCACGGTGCGCGCCGTGATTGGACCTGAGTGGGACTGGTTCAACAACGATGCGCAGAAAGCTCTTTTTGCCTCCGAGTGGGAAGCCACGCGCGAAGCCGACCGCATGGGCGTGCGGCTGCACGGGCCGGAGCTGGCCCTGCACAAGCCGCGCGAGATGATTTCCTCGGCCGTGAACACCGGCATCGTGCAGGTGCCGCCTTCGGGTCAGCCCATCGTGCTTTTGCCCAGCCGCCAGTCGGTGGGCGGTTACCCGCGCATCGCCGCCGTGGCTTCGGTGGACGTGGGCCGCTTCACCCAATTGCGGCCCGGCGAGAAGGTGCGCTTCGAGCGCATGCCGCTGGCGGTGGCCTTCAAGCTCCAGCTGCAGCGCGAACGCGACCTCGGCCGCGTACGCATGGGTCTGGCGCGGCTGACCGGCTGA
- a CDS encoding 5-oxoprolinase subunit PxpA, with translation MRRVDLNCDLGEGGAHDAALMPLITSANIACGGHAGDETTMRATIALALKHGVAIGAHPGFADRENFGRRELDVTPPQVAELVLKQVRRFQEIAAGCGAQMHHVKLHGALYNMVSRDRQLAEAVVQALRVAADNPILYALAGSELERVAHARPDFIVKSEVFSDRTYQPDGSLTPRSRANALIHDEAVAVAQVLQMVREGQVTAKDGSRVPIRADTICLHGDGAHPVAFAQRLRRELAAVGVEISCVGG, from the coding sequence ATGCGGCGCGTGGATCTCAACTGTGATCTGGGCGAGGGCGGCGCGCACGATGCCGCGCTGATGCCGCTGATCACGTCGGCCAACATCGCGTGCGGCGGGCACGCGGGTGACGAGACCACCATGCGGGCAACGATTGCGCTGGCCTTGAAGCACGGCGTGGCCATCGGTGCGCACCCGGGTTTTGCGGATCGCGAAAACTTTGGCCGCAGGGAACTGGACGTGACGCCGCCGCAGGTCGCCGAACTGGTCCTGAAGCAGGTACGGAGATTCCAGGAAATTGCGGCTGGTTGCGGAGCGCAGATGCATCATGTGAAACTGCACGGCGCGCTCTACAACATGGTGTCGCGGGACCGGCAGCTCGCCGAAGCCGTTGTGCAGGCTCTCCGGGTTGCCGCGGATAATCCGATTCTCTATGCGCTGGCTGGAAGCGAACTCGAACGTGTTGCGCACGCCCGTCCCGATTTTATCGTGAAGAGCGAGGTCTTCTCCGACCGCACCTACCAGCCCGACGGCTCGCTGACGCCGCGCTCGCGTGCGAATGCGCTGATTCACGATGAGGCGGTGGCGGTCGCCCAGGTGCTCCAGATGGTGCGTGAAGGCCAGGTGACGGCGAAGGACGGCAGCCGGGTGCCGATCCGGGCCGACACGATTTGCCTGCACGGCGACGGCGCGCATCCGGTGGCGTTTGCGCAGCGTTTGCGCCGTGAGCTGGCCGCGGTCGGGGTCGAAATCAGTTGCGTTGGCGGCTGA
- a CDS encoding beta strand repeat-containing protein has product MSGEFHRAWRRSLLFLSVVSFGLTTTAQVWTGGVSTTWSNASNWSGGVPGGAATATFNSNTARDPNLTAAATAGRLFFDVGADAEIFTGSALTLNGIADSGILNQSGLTQTFSNTVVVGGAQTWDADNGDLSFAAVTLNNTLTLTGASAFLFNGTLTNSGGNRTLTNNATGSVTFSGAVSLSNNNTGRTLTFGGTGDTLVSGAIGNGGTGAGNIIKTGSGTLTLSGANTYTGTTTVGSSGGASGGTLRTGASNNLSNNTFTVFAGTLDLNGFNDTIGALNLGGGAAGTSATVSTGAGTLTLGGNVTYTATNNPDGATISGNLNLGSANRTFTVNNSTAADPDLTVSATITGANRNLTVNGAGNTLISGDIATGSGTLTKQAAGTLTLSGANSYTGLTTVSGGVLNIQHSSALGTTASGTTVASGAALQLEGGIAVGAEALTLSGTGIGGTGALLNAAGANSLAGNITLNANTTIGSAAGTLNLAGGISGNTRTLTVTGDGDTTIGGAITTTTGGLIKNGAGTLTLAGSNTYTGATTVNTGTLLLGASDAISNSSALTVASGATFDLNGFSDAVASLAGAGTVLLEGSGSLTTVGNASTTFSGVLSGDGTFTKQGTGILTLDNTTDFDFDGTFNLAGGTLRLSDLALTLGTLNITADSIIDFAGVSALNVTNFSISGGVTLTVQNWTDASDYFFTQFWTGASFDATGVNPMNQVTFTGFDANDTKWLSYEDNPGTGFHQITPVPEPSTYGALLLTATGGLLAWRRRRLSRQRN; this is encoded by the coding sequence TTGTCCGGTGAATTTCACCGGGCGTGGCGGCGCTCCTTGCTCTTCCTCAGCGTCGTGAGCTTCGGCCTGACCACGACAGCGCAGGTCTGGACCGGCGGCGTCTCCACCACCTGGTCCAACGCCAGCAATTGGAGCGGGGGCGTGCCCGGCGGCGCGGCCACCGCCACGTTCAACAGCAACACGGCCCGCGACCCCAACCTGACCGCCGCCGCCACGGCAGGCCGCCTGTTCTTCGATGTCGGCGCCGACGCGGAGATTTTCACCGGGTCCGCGCTCACGCTGAACGGCATCGCGGACAGCGGCATTCTGAACCAATCCGGCCTCACCCAGACTTTCAGCAACACGGTGGTGGTCGGGGGCGCCCAGACCTGGGATGCCGACAACGGCGACCTGAGCTTCGCCGCCGTCACCCTTAACAACACCCTCACGCTGACCGGCGCCTCGGCCTTCCTCTTCAACGGCACCCTCACCAACAGCGGCGGCAACCGCACCCTGACCAACAACGCCACCGGCAGCGTCACCTTCTCCGGTGCGGTCAGCCTCTCCAACAACAACACCGGCCGCACCCTCACTTTCGGCGGAACCGGTGACACGCTCGTCAGCGGCGCCATCGGCAACGGTGGCACGGGCGCCGGCAACATCATCAAGACCGGCTCCGGCACCCTCACGCTCAGCGGCGCCAACACCTACACCGGCACCACCACCGTCGGCAGCTCCGGCGGCGCGAGCGGCGGCACCCTCCGCACCGGGGCTTCCAACAATCTGTCCAACAACACCTTCACCGTCTTCGCCGGCACCCTCGACCTGAACGGCTTCAACGATACGATCGGGGCGCTCAATCTGGGCGGAGGTGCCGCCGGCACGAGCGCCACCGTCTCCACCGGTGCAGGTACTCTCACCCTCGGCGGGAATGTCACCTACACCGCCACCAACAACCCCGACGGCGCCACCATCAGCGGAAACCTCAATCTCGGCTCCGCCAACCGCACGTTCACGGTCAACAACAGCACCGCCGCGGACCCCGATCTCACCGTGAGCGCCACCATCACGGGCGCCAACCGCAACCTCACGGTCAACGGCGCGGGCAACACGCTCATTTCGGGCGACATCGCCACCGGCTCCGGCACGCTTACCAAGCAGGCGGCCGGCACCCTCACCCTCTCGGGGGCCAATTCCTACACCGGGCTCACCACCGTCTCTGGCGGCGTACTGAACATCCAACACTCCTCCGCCCTCGGCACCACGGCCTCCGGCACCACCGTGGCCTCCGGAGCCGCCCTGCAACTCGAAGGTGGCATCGCGGTCGGCGCGGAGGCGCTCACGCTCAGCGGCACGGGCATCGGTGGCACGGGCGCGCTGCTGAATGCGGCGGGCGCAAATTCCCTGGCCGGCAACATCACCCTCAACGCCAACACCACGATCGGCTCCGCCGCCGGCACTCTCAACCTCGCCGGCGGTATCTCCGGCAACACCCGCACGCTCACGGTGACGGGCGACGGCGACACCACGATCGGGGGCGCCATCACCACCACGACCGGCGGCCTTATCAAGAACGGAGCCGGCACTCTCACGCTCGCGGGCTCCAACACCTACACCGGCGCCACGACCGTCAACACCGGCACCCTCCTGCTCGGCGCTTCCGACGCCATTTCCAACTCTTCCGCCCTTACCGTCGCCAGCGGCGCTACCTTCGATCTCAATGGTTTCAGCGACGCCGTCGCCTCGCTCGCCGGGGCCGGCACCGTGCTGCTCGAGGGCAGCGGCTCGCTCACCACCGTCGGCAACGCTTCCACCACGTTCTCGGGCGTTCTCTCCGGCGACGGCACCTTCACCAAGCAGGGCACCGGCATCCTCACCCTCGACAACACGACGGACTTCGATTTCGACGGCACCTTCAACCTGGCCGGCGGCACCCTGCGCCTCAGCGACCTCGCACTGACCCTCGGCACGCTCAACATCACCGCCGATAGCATCATCGACTTCGCCGGCGTCTCCGCGCTGAACGTCACGAACTTCAGCATCAGCGGCGGTGTCACCCTTACCGTGCAAAACTGGACCGACGCCTCGGACTATTTCTTCACCCAGTTCTGGACCGGGGCGAGTTTCGACGCGACCGGCGTGAATCCGATGAACCAGGTGACCTTCACCGGTTTCGACGCCAACGACACCAAGTGGCTGAGCTACGAGGACAATCCCGGCACCGGCTTCCACCAGATCACCCCCGTGCCCGAGCCGTCCACCTATGGTGCACTTCTGCTGACCGCCACCGGCGGTCTGCTCGCCTGGCGCCGCCGCCGCCTCAGCCGCCAACGCAACTGA
- a CDS encoding autotransporter-associated beta strand repeat-containing protein: MPTAASNVQFNATDDNATVSNISLGGNRVANSLTFNSVNDNFSLLNGSGSRTLTLTSGDITRTAGSSGTQTLAFTTLALGGDAAMNINGTGSLVITSTVANSGGTRSLTKSGTGELVLSGANTFSGGTTLSAGTLSVGNNSALGSGALTINGGTLSATGGSRTVANSVSVGGDFVIGGASALTLTGNINLGGGTRTITVNNTATTTFSGNITEPWYSGITKAGSGELVLSGTNTFTAPTTVSAGTLTLASNSALGASNWGNTVASGATLALTNNITVTEGQFSIEGTGVAGNGAVRNISGDNTLNAALGLDGNATLNSTAGSLTATGQLGLGSNTLTVTGAGNTNLLGQINDSGGITKTGTGSLTLGGTADNSFSGTLAVNDGTVALAKTAGTNAIGGGTVNIGDNSGAAGSAVLRLDASNQIADYAGLITLNSDGVLQLNNFTENINTLAGTGLIDLSTSGYLGVGVNSGSSTFGGDLTGSGTFAKLGSGNLTLTDDINFDGTFQLAGGTLTLSSLTLSADTLLVSANSIIDFGGAASILDFTNLTIADGVTLTIQNWTDATDFFYAQNWTGASFSVSGTAPMNQVVFSGFSGNDTKWQSYDRQITPVPEPSTYGALLIGGLAAVTALRRRLQRKC; encoded by the coding sequence GTGCCCACGGCCGCTTCCAACGTCCAGTTCAATGCGACCGACGACAACGCCACGGTGAGCAACATTTCACTCGGGGGCAACCGGGTGGCCAACAGCCTGACCTTTAACAGCGTTAACGATAATTTCAGCCTGCTCAATGGCAGCGGCTCACGCACACTTACCCTAACCTCCGGCGACATCACCCGGACCGCCGGCAGCAGCGGCACGCAGACGCTCGCGTTCACCACGCTCGCCCTGGGTGGAGACGCCGCCATGAACATCAATGGCACGGGCAGCCTTGTCATCACTTCAACGGTGGCAAACAGCGGCGGCACACGCTCCCTCACCAAAAGCGGCACGGGCGAACTGGTCCTCTCCGGTGCCAACACCTTCTCTGGCGGCACCACCCTTTCTGCCGGCACCCTCTCCGTCGGTAACAACAGCGCATTGGGCAGCGGTGCCTTGACAATCAACGGCGGCACCCTGTCCGCCACGGGTGGTAGCCGCACCGTTGCCAACAGTGTCAGCGTCGGCGGAGATTTTGTCATCGGAGGCGCCTCCGCCCTCACCCTGACGGGGAATATCAACCTCGGTGGCGGCACCCGCACCATCACCGTCAACAACACGGCAACGACGACCTTCTCGGGCAACATCACCGAACCGTGGTATAGCGGCATCACCAAGGCGGGTTCGGGCGAGTTGGTGCTCAGCGGCACCAACACCTTCACCGCCCCCACCACGGTGAGCGCCGGCACCCTGACCCTGGCGAGCAACTCCGCTTTGGGCGCCAGCAACTGGGGCAACACCGTCGCCTCGGGCGCCACGCTGGCCCTGACCAACAACATCACGGTGACGGAAGGCCAGTTTTCGATCGAAGGCACCGGCGTGGCCGGCAACGGGGCCGTCCGAAACATTTCCGGCGACAACACCCTCAACGCCGCCCTCGGCCTCGACGGCAACGCCACTCTCAATTCGACCGCCGGGTCGCTGACCGCCACGGGACAGCTCGGCTTGGGCAGCAACACCCTGACCGTGACCGGCGCGGGTAACACCAACCTGTTGGGCCAGATCAACGACAGCGGTGGCATCACCAAAACCGGCACCGGCTCCCTGACTCTCGGAGGCACGGCGGACAATTCCTTCTCCGGCACCCTCGCGGTCAACGACGGCACCGTCGCCCTCGCGAAGACCGCAGGTACCAACGCCATTGGCGGCGGCACGGTGAACATCGGCGACAACTCCGGTGCCGCCGGCTCCGCGGTACTGCGTCTCGACGCTTCCAACCAGATCGCCGACTACGCCGGCCTCATCACCCTCAACTCCGACGGCGTGCTGCAGCTGAACAATTTCACCGAAAACATCAACACGCTCGCCGGCACGGGCCTGATCGACCTCTCCACCAGCGGCTACCTCGGCGTGGGTGTTAACTCCGGCTCCTCCACCTTCGGCGGCGACCTCACCGGCAGCGGCACGTTTGCCAAACTCGGCTCCGGCAACCTCACCCTGACGGACGATATCAACTTCGACGGCACCTTCCAGCTGGCCGGCGGCACGCTCACCCTGAGCAGCCTGACACTCTCAGCCGACACCCTTTTGGTGAGCGCCAACTCCATCATCGATTTCGGCGGCGCCGCCTCGATCCTGGATTTCACCAACCTCACCATCGCCGACGGCGTCACCCTCACGATCCAAAACTGGACCGATGCCACCGATTTCTTTTACGCCCAAAACTGGACCGGCGCCTCCTTCAGCGTTTCTGGCACTGCACCCATGAACCAGGTCGTTTTCTCCGGCTTCAGCGGCAACGACACGAAATGGCAAAGCTACGACCGGCAGATCACCCCGGTGCCGGAGCCGTCCACTTATGGCGCCCTGCTGATCGGCGGCCTGGCGGCGGTCACCGCCTTGCGTCGCCGCCTGCAACGCAAGTGCTGA
- the ychF gene encoding redox-regulated ATPase YchF, translating to MLKAGIVGLPNVGKSTLFNALTRSRKAEAANYPFCTIDPNVGVVIVPDDRAYVLKDIAKTSVVVPAAIEFVDIAGLVAGASKGEGLGNQFLANIREVDAIVQVVRCFEDSDVVHTMGGVDPVRDIEVITTELVLADLDAVAKRMPKTQKSAKAGDKEAIIELALLQKLEPHLNAGKTANTLPASDDEKALMKLFQLLTAKPVLFACNVAESDLATAEQNKFVQKVAEFVRTHHDAAYVPISAKIEAELIDLPPEEAKAFLKDLGVDDSGVSSLIRGAYSLLGLQTYFTAGEKEVRAWTIKKGWKAPQAAGVIHTDFEKGFIKAEIVSYEDLTRLGSVAAARDAGKYRLEGKEYVFRDGDVALFRFNN from the coding sequence ATGCTCAAAGCCGGTATCGTCGGTCTGCCCAATGTGGGCAAATCCACCCTCTTCAACGCCCTCACCCGCTCCCGCAAGGCCGAGGCCGCCAACTATCCGTTCTGCACCATCGACCCGAACGTCGGGGTCGTGATCGTGCCCGATGACCGCGCCTATGTGCTGAAGGACATCGCCAAGACCAGCGTCGTGGTGCCCGCCGCGATCGAGTTCGTGGACATCGCCGGCCTCGTGGCCGGCGCCAGCAAGGGCGAGGGTCTCGGCAACCAGTTCCTCGCCAATATCCGCGAGGTGGACGCTATCGTGCAGGTCGTGCGCTGCTTCGAAGACAGCGACGTCGTTCACACCATGGGCGGCGTGGACCCTGTGCGCGACATCGAGGTCATCACCACCGAGCTCGTGCTCGCCGACCTTGACGCCGTCGCCAAGCGCATGCCCAAGACTCAGAAAAGCGCGAAAGCTGGCGACAAAGAGGCCATTATCGAACTCGCGCTCCTGCAGAAACTCGAACCCCACCTCAACGCCGGCAAGACCGCCAACACGCTCCCGGCCTCCGACGACGAGAAGGCCCTGATGAAACTCTTCCAGCTGCTCACGGCCAAGCCCGTGCTCTTCGCCTGCAATGTCGCCGAGTCCGACCTCGCCACCGCCGAGCAAAACAAATTCGTCCAGAAGGTCGCCGAATTCGTCCGCACGCACCACGACGCCGCCTACGTGCCGATCAGCGCCAAGATCGAGGCCGAACTCATCGACCTCCCGCCCGAGGAAGCCAAGGCGTTCCTCAAGGATCTCGGCGTGGACGACTCCGGCGTGTCTTCTCTCATCCGCGGTGCATATTCGCTGCTCGGCCTGCAAACCTACTTCACCGCGGGCGAGAAGGAAGTCCGAGCCTGGACCATCAAGAAAGGCTGGAAGGCCCCGCAGGCCGCCGGCGTCATCCACACGGATTTCGAGAAGGGTTTCATCAAGGCCGAGATTGTCAGCTACGAGGACCTGACCCGCCTTGGCTCGGTGGCTGCCGCCCGCGACGCCGGCAAATACCGCTTGGAAGGCAAAGAATACGTCTTCCGGGACGGGGATGTGGCGCTGTTTCGATTCAATAACTGA
- the rpsP gene encoding 30S ribosomal protein S16 translates to MALKIRLSRFGTKNEPHYRVVVAEARSRRDGDAVEQLGAYNPRAKGNQLTIKLDRVDYWLSKGAKPSDTLHALIKRAKRSAAAKA, encoded by the coding sequence ATGGCCCTTAAAATCCGCCTCTCCCGCTTCGGCACCAAGAACGAGCCCCACTATCGCGTGGTCGTCGCCGAGGCCCGTTCCCGCCGCGATGGCGACGCCGTCGAGCAGCTCGGCGCCTACAACCCGCGCGCCAAGGGCAACCAGCTGACCATCAAGCTCGACCGCGTGGACTACTGGCTTTCCAAGGGTGCGAAGCCCAGCGACACGCTCCACGCGCTGATCAAGCGTGCCAAGCGCTCCGCAGCCGCCAAGGCCTGA
- the trmD gene encoding tRNA (guanosine(37)-N1)-methyltransferase TrmD, whose translation MRIDVLTLFPAMLDGFLSESMLGRAREAKLLEINVRNTRDWATDKHKTTDDRPFGGGAGMLMKCEPLFAAVEELQTPGCRRIYLTPDGAPFTTAKAEELSKQQHLIFVSGHYEGIDQRVRDAIIDEEISIGDYVLTNGTLAAAVVIDALARFIPGVLGEEKSLTSESFTRNLLDFPNYTRPAVYRGMSVPEVLLQGDHGKIEKWRHAQQLAKTAKIRPDLLNKQP comes from the coding sequence GTGCGCATCGACGTTCTCACGCTGTTTCCCGCCATGCTCGACGGCTTCCTCTCCGAGAGCATGCTCGGCCGGGCGCGTGAGGCGAAATTGCTCGAGATCAACGTCCGCAACACCCGCGACTGGGCGACCGACAAGCACAAGACGACCGACGACCGTCCGTTCGGGGGTGGGGCGGGGATGCTGATGAAGTGCGAGCCGCTGTTCGCGGCGGTCGAGGAACTCCAGACGCCGGGTTGCCGTCGCATCTACCTGACCCCAGACGGGGCGCCTTTTACAACCGCCAAGGCCGAGGAGCTGTCGAAGCAGCAACACCTTATCTTTGTCAGCGGCCACTATGAGGGCATCGACCAGCGCGTCCGCGACGCGATCATCGATGAGGAGATCAGCATCGGCGATTACGTGCTCACCAACGGCACGCTGGCCGCCGCCGTGGTCATTGATGCGCTGGCGCGTTTCATTCCCGGCGTGCTCGGAGAAGAAAAGTCGTTGACCAGCGAAAGTTTCACCCGCAACTTGCTCGACTTTCCCAATTACACGCGTCCCGCCGTTTACCGCGGCATGTCCGTGCCGGAAGTGCTCCTTCAGGGCGACCACGGCAAAATCGAGAAGTGGCGGCACGCGCAGCAGTTGGCAAAAACAGCGAAAATTCGACCCGATTTACTCAACAAACAGCCATGA
- the rplS gene encoding 50S ribosomal protein L19: protein MNQIIKDITAAQVKTAAAPFKVGDGVRVHTKVREGDKERTQIFAGVVIAHKGSGIHETFTVRRISYGEGVERVFPVNSPNVEKIEVEKESEPGKARLYYLRDRSGKAAMAVKEKRLEDTRA from the coding sequence ATGAACCAGATCATCAAAGACATCACCGCCGCTCAGGTGAAAACCGCCGCCGCCCCCTTCAAGGTGGGCGATGGTGTCCGCGTGCACACGAAGGTGCGCGAAGGTGACAAGGAGCGCACCCAGATCTTCGCCGGTGTCGTCATCGCCCACAAAGGCAGCGGTATCCACGAGACCTTTACCGTCCGCCGCATCAGCTACGGCGAGGGCGTCGAGCGCGTGTTCCCCGTCAACTCGCCCAACGTCGAGAAGATCGAGGTCGAGAAGGAGTCCGAGCCGGGCAAGGCCCGCCTCTACTACCTCCGCGACCGCTCCGGCAAGGCCGCCATGGCCGTCAAAGAAAAGCGTCTCGAGGATACGAGGGCCTGA